From a region of the Hemitrygon akajei chromosome 16, sHemAka1.3, whole genome shotgun sequence genome:
- the LOC140740060 gene encoding vimentin-type intermediate filament-associated coiled-coil protein-like has translation MRRMSVLSPVQIKEANAHLAAVHRRVTELERRLEAAERTVREQAERLMGKDRELQAAVRELALRKDREMVDVQEKLQDCEGTVQRLQMLMKEKDEVIAQLRHRSQLLDKITRSRPFLDNLLSYMAEAEHSQSIHLPHPSFPEHQADSLQLGSNGLMNASPSDQNFSVSEDDTEELDQDDSIFGTTV, from the exons ATGCGCAGGATGTCGGTGCTGAGCCCGGTGCAGATTAAGGAGGCGAATGCACACCTGGCGGCTGTTCACCGCCGGGTGACGGAGTTGGAGCGCCGGTTGGAGGCGGCCGAGCGGACGGTTCGGGAACAGGCTGAGCGGTTGATGGGCAAAGACCGGGAACTGCAGGCCGCAGTCAGGGAGCTGGCGCTACGCAAGGACCg GGAGATGGTAGACGTGCAGGAGAAGCTGCAGGACTGTGAGGGAACGGTGCAAAGGCTACAGATGCTGATGAAGGAGAAGGATGAAGTAATTGCCCAGCTGAGACATCGCAGTCAACTGCTGGATAAAATCACCCGCAGCCGACCCTTCCTCGATAACTTGCTGTCCTACATGGCTGAAGCTGAACACTCACAGAGCATTCATCTTCCACACCCCAGCTTCCCTGAACACCAAGCAGACTCCCTTCAATTAGGGAGTAATGGGTTAATGAATGCCAGCCCCAGTGACCAAAATTTCTCTGTCAGTGAGGATGACACTGAGGAGCTGGACCAAGATGACTCAATCTTTGGGACCACAGTTTAA